The Acidobacteriota bacterium DNA window GACGTCAGGTTGGCCACCGACAGGTTCGCGCGGCCGTGCTCGACCATCGAGATAAGCGGGCGGGTGTTGCTGGTGCCCGCGGCGAGCTGCAGCTGTGAGAAACCCCGCAGTTTCCGGGCCTTCAGGAGGCGCTTTCCGACCGTGGTCACCCTTACAGAATAACAGAAAATTACCCCGTTGACACGTAAACAATGCTTACTCTATGCTCGCAACCCGCCAATGAGGATTACGCCCATGACACCGAAGCCGATGACGCGACAGATCCGAAGCCGGCTCGCCGGGCTGAAGCTGCCGCAGCACACCCTGGCCGCCATGCTGGGCGTCAGCCAGACGAAGCTGAACCTCATCCTCAACGGCCACCGGAAGGCGCCGTCGGGGTTCGAGGCGGAGGCCGGGGCGGCTCTCGACCGGCTGGAGCGGGCGGAGGCGGCGGCTGCCGAGGCGCGGGCCCGGGTGCTGGGAGACGCGGCATGAGTGCCCGGGACGACCGTGCCGACGACGCCGGTGGGACCGAGCCCCTGCCGGAGGTGCTGTTCCTCGACGACGTGGCGAAGCTGCTGCGCTGCTCGCCCTCGACCATCAAGCGCCGGCTGCGCGCGCAGGTGTTCCCGGTCGCGCCGCTGCCGGGGATCGACAAGCGGCCCCGGTGGAGCAAGGCAGCGCTGCTGGAGTGGATCGCGGTCGGCGGATCGGGCGGTGCCGTGCGGGGTCGCGGGAGGCGGACGGCATGAGCACGGCCGCAGAACGCAGCCGACGGGCGACCGACGGGCCGGACGGCGCCGGATGGCGCGTTGCGGATCCGGAAGCGGGTGATCCCGTGGTCGTCTGTCCGTGGTGCTGGCAGGCCGTGGCCGAGTACTGGCAGGCGCGGCCGGACGCGACCGTGCGCGTGGTCGGGCCGAGGCCGGAGTGGGCGCGCTGCGGCGTCTGCGATCCGGAGCGGGTGTGCTGATGAGGGGAATCGAGGAGGGTCCGGCGGGGACCGCCCGGAAGGGAACGGCTCCGCGGAACGGGGGCGCATGGCGGGACGGCGAAGCGAAGGCGAGGTAGCGATGCCCGCCGACCGGCTCCTGCACGCGCGGCTCGGTCACTCGGCGAAGGTCGCGAGGCTGACGGACCTGGAGTACCGGGTTTGGACGACCTACGTGCTGGCGGCGGACGACTTCGGGGTGATGCGCGCCGACGCGGTGGCGTTCCAGGCGGCGCACGACGCCTTGGGCACGCGCCCGGCGGAGGAGATCGCGAGGTGCGTCGAGCGGCTCGTCGAGGCCGGCCTCGTGGCGGCGTTCGAACACCAGGGCGCGCGCTGCCTGTACCAGTGGAACTGGCAGGACTTCCAGCGGGTGCGGTTCCCGGCGCGGACGCTGCACCCGCTGCCCGAGTCGGCCGAGATCAGCGCGAGGACGCACCACCTGTGGTCGGTGCATCCGGGCGGCGCCCGCGTGCCGGCGCTTCCGCAGAACTTCGGCACTGCTTCCGCACAACTTCGGAAGTTGTTCCGCAGAAGTGCGGAAGCGCTTCCGGACAACTCCGGAAGCGCCGCGGCTGCGGTACCGGAGAACAGCGGGCGCAACGCCGCACCGTCGCCAGGGCTCCGTGAAACGGGGCCGGATCCGCTTCCGCAGGACTTCGGCACCACTTCGGAAGTTGTTCCGAACCACTCCCGCACTACTTCCGCAGAACTTCCGTCTCGCGCGCGCGCGTACGAAACGGCTAACGGCTTACGGCCAACAGGAGAGGGGGGTGCGGGGGGAGAGGGGCGGCGACGGCAGGCGAAGGCGTCGCTGCGCGGCGGCGGCGGTGCGCGGTCGACCGAGCGGCGCGAGGCGTACGACGCGGGCATCAAGCGGGCGAAGCAGGGATGAGCGTGGGGTGCGGGCGGTGCGAGCGGACTCCGGGTTGGGAGTCGGTCGAGGTCGAAGGCGTGACCCGTCTGCAGCGCTGCGGCTGCTGGACGGCGGCGCACGCCGCGCCGCCCTCGGTGCCGCGGGAGTTCCGGGACGCGCGGTGGTCGAC harbors:
- a CDS encoding helix-turn-helix domain-containing protein, with translation MSARDDRADDAGGTEPLPEVLFLDDVAKLLRCSPSTIKRRLRAQVFPVAPLPGIDKRPRWSKAALLEWIAVGGSGGAVRGRGRRTA